The region gcagggctggggagaaggaATTTCTGCTCTTAAGAAGTAAACCATCTCCATTTAACACCAGAAAAATGGAGCTATAATCCAGTAAATACACATGTATAATCATCTTCTGtaagaaacttcttccttaccCAAAGAAGAATTGTGGCAAAGCTTTGTGTCATAGCATTCAAATCCCTCCTTTGCTCTCCAGCCATAGTTTCCTCCTTTAACGATGATGTCGATTTCTTCAAACCTGTTCTGCCCAACATCCCCACAGAATatcctccctcttcccttttttGTGACAGGGTCCCCTCTGTCAACCGCACAGCGCCACATATTCCTGACCCCATAAGCATAAACCTCAGGACGGGCCTGGGGATCAGGCACAAAGGGATTATCAGGAGGGATGCGATAAGGCTTTCCATCGGGGCTTTTTCCATCCACGTCAATCCTCAAGACTTTCCCCAATAAAGCACTCCTAAAGAGAAcgacagaaaaagacaaatccCAGCATGAGAGCCAACTGAAAATGAACTctgctcttcctcttccccctttccaaaGGAAAAGTTTTCTGTCCAAAAGAGATAAACGAACCACTGGTATGTCTTGCAACCTGTTTAAGTCACAGAAGGCTTCTCCCCCTCTCAACAAATTGGGTTCCCTCAGCTTTCAAAATGTTAAATTTAACTTTTTGAACTGCTGCATTGGACAGACTTGCAGATGCACAAGCACTTTTGGGAAACActcttattttattcttccacACTGTCTCATTTCCAAACCCTGTGTCTCGGTGGACAAGCTCAAGGTTTTCAACTGCTCTCCTACTTACTTGTTCTGAGCATTCCCAAATTTTCCAAAAGGATCTCCAGCTTTCCCTCCATCCCCTGTGAACAGATACATGTAGTCATCCACACCAAAGAGCAGCTGCCCACCGTTATGATTTGCAGCTGGTTCTTCAAGCTCCAAAAGAttcctaaaaacaaaaaaaaaaaaaacaaaaaaaaaaaggagagatagAGAAATAATTCCAGATGTAGCTACTGCAAAGGACTGATCATTCAGGTGGGCTGTAGAAACATTGCACcacttctacagaaaaaaagatgtccCAGCTGTACACACCTGTCAGCTTTGTCAAATACAGTGCTGAGTTGCATCTCATTTTCCTTGACCCTCCAGCACGAGGCTGCCGGCCTGTCTGACAGCAAAGCTCCTTTCAGTGCGGCAGCCCGTGAGGAAACGTGGTTCCCAATTTTCTACGGGAGTAGAAAACACTggtccaggttgcccagagaggtggtggatgccccattcctggagacattccaggccaggctggacggggctctgagcaacctgatctggctgaagatgtccctgctcattgcagggggttggactagatgacctctgaaggtccctttcaacccaagcTATTCTATGATCTGAAAACGTGACTACAAGAACATAAAGTGTTCTTCTGCAGTGAACACTTGTTGCCCTTTAAGCTCCGATCGTGACAGGTGGGTTCTGCTTTTTTatatgagaagcagctgatgaACTTGAGGGCTTCAGAAGCATCTTACAGTGATTGTGAAAGTCCAGAGAAAATAAGTCCATTCTTAACAATTTCCTCTCCATAACTAAGAATTAGCTTTTTTGCTTGGCAGAGGCACACGTCAGATCAAATGAACATATAGTATTGCAGTGAAGCATCCCTATTCTACAGTACAAAACACTTTTAGAGCAGATGTTAATTCCACAACAGGCTTAAGGCTCTTATTGCTCTTTAGAAGGTAAGAGTACAAGATAGCAAGAGAAGACAACCTGGAAGCCTAGATCTTGGGTCCTCTTTTCAGTTTGGTTTCTAGTTTGCTGTGTGACCTTGAACCGACCTGTCTCTGGTAGCTTCATAGCAGGCCAGTCACACACCTGAACCAGGGTGACTGGGAATGTGCCAGTTCTGCAAGGGCAaaggacagagacaaagaaaaataatttctcatcaTGGCATACAATAGCATTTGACATGAACTTTACCTTTCCGAGAGTGGATCAGCTTTGTTGACATCAGATGCCAAAACCTTCAATTCACTGATCCTGATCTTCTCCACTCTGTTCTTATCCATGTATGAGTAATAGATATAAAACTTCCCGTTGTACTTGTACTTGGGGTGGAAAGCCATCCCCAGAAAGCCTCTCTCATCCCCTACCCACGGTGTAGCCAGCACTATACTTTTAATATCCAGAAAGGGCTCTTCCAGTCGGCTGCCGTCAGGTAGGTAGACCCAGATGACGCCCACCTGCTCAGCCACGAACATGCGGTGGGTTTGGTCATTGGCGTGCACCATGAGCACCGGGTTCCTCAGGCCGTTGGCAACCTCGGTCAGACAGAGCTGGAGGCAGCCCCTGCGGTCCTCCACCACCGAGCCCAGGTTGCGGTTGAGGGCTGCGTTCTTCAGCACGTTGGGGAAGCAGTAGTCCTCGTCGTGCAGGTGAAGGAGGTTGCAAAAGCGCGTCTTGTTCGTCTCGCAGCATTCTTGGAGGTGCTTATCACTTGTCAGCAGGCTGATGGCAGAGCGGCAGTTGAAGTGAAACTCAGAGCAGTAGTCAAAACAAAGTCCTGGGAGGTTTCTCAGAGGTGTTCGAGGGTTTTCTGCGTCATAGAGATGTGCAGCATATGGAGAACATTCCTAGAAAGTGGAATAAACTCAAGATCTGTCTGTGTACACACATCCAGGAGAGGCTAAGATGCTTAATGGAAGCAAACCGGTTAATCAAATGAGAAATTAGTAAAGGCAGAGAACATAATGAGACATCTTTGAAGTGGAGTAGTAGAAAGTCACTCAGAATACGGCCAAAGAGGATTTAGAAGTCAGTAGTAGTTTTCTTTACTAAAGCACGATCAGCTGCACCTAAATTATTGCCAACAGAAGCACATCTATGGAGGCTGTGGATTCTTCACTACAGGGGTTGTAAGGAAGCGACAGGCAATTTCTTCTTGCAATCTAGTtttatctttgctttttgtttccttcctcttcattTCCCAGGCTAGATTGTGCACTAGCATGGATGGGACTCACTtttcaccaaaagaaaaaatgagggAGCATCAGATAAAGCGAGCAGGagccagattaaaaaaaaacaaatgaggtGAAATTCTGCCAGAAGAAACTATAGGTGCTAAAGATGTACATTGGTTAAATGTACAGGCTGAGGTACTCTTTGGTCTGATGCTGTACAACTTCGATCATGTTCTTGCATGTGTAGTATCCCTGAAGCAGATTATAGTTGAGATTCAAAACTGTTTCAGATAAGTATCATTTTATGCAACTCATAGAGCTACCATTGACTCTCTATGTgatcttcaggaaaaaaaaatcttcaagcaacattttcaagtgttttgcaTGTAAAATTACATCACTTCGAATATAATGAAGTTTTTAGCGGTGCAAAATCTAGGTTAAACAATGAAAATCAGGCATTGTGTTTGAATTTCTACCTAAATTTAAATTCATCATCTTGCAAAAATCTTGGGCCAGGacttctgtaaaatatttccattaaaatccTACCTCTATTTTAATCATCACAAAATTGCAGAAGTTAAAACAGAAGCTAAATTCTGCAGAAATACTGCTTTACTGCTTTTCACACCAGCAGCCTGAAACAGTCTATCCGTAGTTTTTATTGGGAAGGGGTTTTATTGTGGGAAGCTGAGTGCATCAGCAGTCAAAGAATGGCAAACTACTACATTAGTATTTTTTCTGCCTTATTAAACATGTTTGCTTCATTAAACAAAATTCATTAAACAAACCTGAGGCAGTTATACAAGTGttgactttttgttgttgttgcaagTAGCAGCCTTTGCAGGATATTTAATGGGGAGGCTACAGATCCTCATTCCAAACTTAGCACAGCAAACTCTTTCCTTCGCTCACAGAAGAACCCGAGGGCTTTTGGCCATACTAAGACCTTCCAGGTATTAATAGTAAAGTGTTTGCAACTCTTGGATGGTGTAGTAAGTTTCTTACGTTTCATTGCTGCCATTTGATTATGAAGCTGCACAGAACAAGTtggtttctgttgctttcaCATCACACGTGTAAGGAACCTCTCTCCTCTTCCCAGGTCAGAAGTCCCCCAGGATGTCCTCGCAGCCTGAGCCCAGCCCCAGATGGAAAAACAACTCCATTTTTCCCATGTTTAAGGCCTTCCCAGAAGAAGGAAGGCGGCCATCAGGCCAAGTGCCATCCCCAAAAGCCAAAGCTTTACTATTTTCCCTGCTGGAaggagagcagctttgctgcagGCATTCAATAACACTTATGAAGTCCATTAACCACCACTCACCTCCTCCACTTTTGCCAGTTTACATTTGCACACCCCCAAATATGTTGAGTTTCTAGTTCTAGCATAGTTTTTACAAAATACGGTGCTGATCTCAAGTGACCAAGAGACCAGAAAAGGTGACAGCCTGATGAAGTGTcaccaaggcaaggcatgggAGAGCAGAGCCCAACCTGTGTCACATTTCAAGTCCTGGGAAGTTCCCCCATTCCCGACAAGGTTTGGCTGCAGCTGGCTCACTGCTCCCTTGTGCACAAGTCACTCGCAGTCTAAAGCTCCTCTCAGGTCTCTTCTGAAGTAATTATTAAcgtctttgaaaatattttaaatttctcacAGTAGGTTTAGAACAGAGTCCAGCTCCCAGACCAGCAAtctgagaaaagagaagaagagaagagaagagaagaaagaagagaagagaagagaagagaagagaagagaagagaagagaagagaagagaagagaagagaagagaagagaagagaagagaagagaagagaagagaagagaagagaagagaagagaagagaagagaagaaagaagagaagagaagaaagaagagaagagcagaaagaagagaagagcagaaagaagagaagagaagagaagagaagagaagagaagagaagagaagagaagagaagagaagagaagagaagagagagagaagagaagagaagagaagagaagagaagagaagagaagagaagagaagagaagagaagagaagagaagagaagagaagagaagagaagagaagagcagCCGCTTCTGAAACAAGACATATTCTCACTGCCTCCGAGCTCCATCAACTGTTCTGCCAACAGTTTGCAGTATAAGGGTCTTAATTATCCTAAGTGTAGCCCCTGAGCAGCTCCCATGCTTTTCCAGCCCTCGGGCTTCCCACCCAGCATTTGCCCAGAAAACAACACCTGCAGGACACAGATCCAGCCAGATGCACAAGATGGAGGCCATTCCTCAGCATCCACATAAACCCCCAAGACGTGGCCTTGCAGTTACTGTTGGTTGTCCCCTTTCGTTTTACCCAGCTGTGCATGAAACACAACCGTTAATTCCACTACTTTATAGAATGGAAGGAGCAGAAGCTGCTAAAATCAAGTCGATActtctttgctgttttgtgATAGTTTCTCTGCAAAAAGAATGTGCCACCAGCAATCAAGTCAGGCCTCAGATTCAAACTGGATTTAAAAGTGTGTTGCTTTCCCTGCACTAGCCCCTATCCCATGCTAATATCACGGCTTTCAATCAGCTTGAACAAGGTTTAATTGGCCTATTTTTAAGCCTCTCCTGTAACAGCTTTCTGAGAAACATCTTTTCAGCCAGTAGCCAAACAGCTGTTCCAGCGCTCCTAGCAAGGTTTGCAGCCAGGGAATTTTTATAGCCACGTAATTTGCACATAACCTCCTTAAGAACATTAAAGGCAGGTTTCATAGTTCTGTATTCAGTTTTTAAGCTAAATCCTAGTATGGCTCAGCTGAAGGTCAAACTCTAAAGCTACAAGTGTAGAAGTGTAGCTAGCAAAAACAGACCCACACGTTGCCAGGAGCAAACTGCAGCAGCTCTACCAGCAGAGCTGGATTGCTTTAGATGCTTCTTCTAGCCTGTTAGTTTTCAAGAGAAACATCTGGTTTTAAGCGGCGGCAAGAAATCCATGATCCAGAAGACATCCCCATCTAATCGTCTTCTCTCTGTTAAGAAACACAGAGCTGCACTGCCAAGGTAAGGAGCACTCCACGGCATCTTTCCTGGGCTCTGCGGGACCAGCAaggctgctgcagccaccaAAACCAGCTGCTTCTGTATAACCCTCAGCACAACACTCATTGCCACACCAGGAAAGCTTGCCCATTTTTTACTGTCTGCTGGTTTTGGCACTGGGGGAACTTCTGACTCAATGAGCTGCTTTGTTACAACACATCGATACTGTTCTCATCTCCCACAAAGACATgaaataatgctttttttcaCTAAATTAGAAGAGCTACTAACAATTCAGGTTTATCATTACGCACCTACACCTCTCTCTTGAAATCTGTTTCGTCTAAAAGACAAAAGctaataatattattttgtcTAGCATTGCTTCTGAGTCTTATCTTTGCATTCCAAGTTCCATACAAATAATATCAATAAAAGCACTTGTTACTGGCAGCAGTTTATCTGAAGTCCTGCCATACGCAGCAGAAAATAGCACTTTGCGCAGTTACATCCTGATCACGTATATGCATCTGTCTTTTTGTATTTGATGTGGCACAAAGTACAGGTCAATGTTTCACAGGTAGTGACTACAAATGATCAGGATACTGTGGAGGTGGTAGAATGGAGATGTCATCATTTTCCATCCCTTCCACACGAGACCACCAGTAACCATTAGATCGTGCAA is a window of Columba livia isolate bColLiv1 breed racing homer chromosome 3, bColLiv1.pat.W.v2, whole genome shotgun sequence DNA encoding:
- the HHIPL2 gene encoding HHIP-like protein 2 isoform X2, whose protein sequence is MLQECSPYAAHLYDAENPRTPLRNLPGLCFDYCSEFHFNCRSAISLLTSDKHLQECCETNKTRFCNLLHLHDEDYCFPNVLKNAALNRNLGSVVEDRRGCLQLCLTEVANGLRNPVLMVHANDQTHRMFVAEQVGVIWVYLPDGSRLEEPFLDIKSIVLATPWVGDERGFLGMAFHPKYKYNGKFYIYYSYMDKNRVEKIRISELKVLASDVNKADPLSERNLLELEEPAANHNGGQLLFGVDDYMYLFTGDGGKAGDPFGKFGNAQNKSALLGKVLRIDVDGKSPDGKPYRIPPDNPFVPDPQARPEVYAYGVRNMWRCAVDRGDPVTKKGRGRIFCGDVGQNRFEEIDIIVKGGNYGWRAKEGFECYDTKLCHNSSLDDILPIFAYGRNVGKSVTGGYVYRGCESPNLNGLYIFGDFMNGRLMALQEDEKTNKWKKQDICIGSRKACAFPGMISSYSKFIISFAEDEAGELYFMSTSYPSAYAPHGSLYKFIDPARRAPPGKCKYKPVPVKTNSKRIPFVPRAKTVLELLNEPSTTKPLKKSIPTASIPTVSSKKAKKTPSAKIKAPTVKPAPSGKKRQKIKAEAKPHKPKQKVAHISRTTPAPPLQKKKSSHLTRTKKLLPKKAAPAKEKLEKRRRDSRLRSSF